A region of the Nitrososphaerota archaeon genome:
TTGCAACGCACTCCTAGACCTTTAAGCCGCTTTCTTCCACACCACGCTGTACTCGCAGAAGTCGTCTCCGTGACCCATACATTTGGTCTTGGTTATCTTCACCCCGCCTATTGCTTCGCTGATACCTTGGTGCACAGCGGTGTCAAGTACGTCACATACCAGCTCTGGGTACTTTGTTGCGAGCTCTAGGAATTGGCAGCTGTGCTCCCTGAAGACAACTCTGTCGCTGCCTAACTTTACGGCTTCAGGCTGCACACCTATTTGGGTCAGATAGTTGTCAACGTAGACTGACTTAAAGGTCTGAGGGGTCCATCTGGTTATGTTGAATTTAGATGCTAACTCCTCTATTATCTCCTTCCCTTTATTAACACCTGCTGTGTAAAGTAGCTTTTTAGCGCCTTCTGCGCCTAGGTTTTGCTTCAAAGTTTCCAGCAGCAGTTTGGCCAGTAGGATGTAATTTCTAGCTGGAAACTCGACTGAGATCTGCTTCTTAGCGAGTTTGTAGTAGATTCT
Encoded here:
- a CDS encoding ArsR family transcriptional regulator, with product MGVSAEVSKVLASSSRWKILELLAKGPKDIKAIVKETGIQPTAVRYHLQALHRLGLVETYEEKGNIGRPRIYYKLAKKQISVEFPARNYILLAKLLLETLKQNLGAEGAKKLLYTAGVNKGKEIIEELASKFNITRWTPQTFKSVYVDNYLTQIGVQPEAVKLGSDRVVFREHSCQFLELATKYPELVCDVLDTAVHQGISEAIGGVKITKTKCMGHGDDFCEYSVVWKKAA